A window of the Cuculus canorus isolate bCucCan1 chromosome 3, bCucCan1.pri, whole genome shotgun sequence genome harbors these coding sequences:
- the TMEM14A gene encoding transmembrane protein 14A: MAIDWVGFAYAAMLAVGGVVGYTRKGSKISLAAGLTFGSVAGYGAYCVTRDPRNVKISLFSAFLLTIIMGMRFKRSKKLMPAGLVACLSLLMILRLVFMLL, translated from the exons ATGGCTATTGACTGGGTTGGTTTTGCGTATGCTGCAATGCTGGCTGTTGGAGGTGTTGTAGGATACACTCGTAAAG GTAGTAAAATCTCTTTAGCTGCTGGTCTCACCTTTGGTTCTGTGGCTGGTTATGGAGCTTACTGCGTAACACGTGATCCAAGAAATGTGAAGATATCATTAT tttcagcttttcttttgacCATTATAATGGGAATGAGGTTCAAGAGGTCCAAGAAATTAATGCCAGCCGGACTAGTAGCATGCCTGAG ccttttGATGATTTTGAGGCTTGTTTTTATGCTACTGTAG
- the LOC104065333 gene encoding glutathione S-transferase, protein MAAKPKLHYPKGRGKMESIRWLLAAAGVEFDEQFIEKKEDLEKIRNDGSLLFQQVPMVEIDGMKMVQTRAILSYIAAKYNLYGKDLKERAWIDMYVEGTTDLMGMIMSLPLQAAETKDKHLALIIERATTRYFPVYEKALKTHGQDYLVGNKLSWADIQLLEAILMAEECKADILSAFPQLQAFKGRISNVPTIKKFLQPGSKRKPRPDEKYIAEMRKIFNF, encoded by the exons ATGGCAGCGAAACCCAAGCTGCACTACCccaagggaagggggaagatggAGTCAATCCGATGGCTGTTAGCAGCAGCCGGGGTTGAG tttgatGAACAAttcatagaaaaaaaggaagatctgGAAAAAATACGCAATG atGGTTCCCTGCTGTTCCAGCAAGTGCCCATGGTGGAGATTGATGGGATGAAGATGGTGCAGACCAGAGCCATCCTCAGCTACATCGCAGCGAAATACAACCTCTACGGCAAGGACCTGAAGGAGAGAGCCTG gATTGATATGTATGTGGAGGGGACAACAGACCTGATGGGAATGATCATGTCTCTCCCTTTGCAAGCTGCTGAAACAAAAGATAAACATCTTGCCTTAATCATTGAAAGAGCTACAACCAGGTACTTTCCTGTTTATGAAAAG GCCTTAAAAACCCATGGGCAAGATTATCTTGTTGGAAACAAATTGAGCTGGGCAGACATCCAACTGCTGGAAGCGATTTTAATGGCAGAAGAATGTAAGGCTGATATACTGTCTGCGTTCCCTCAGCTACAG gcttttaaaggaagaataaGCAACGTTCCTACAATCAAAAAATTCTTGCAGCCTGGCAGCAAGAGGAAGCCACGACCAGATGAGAAGTATATTGCCGAGATGAGGAAAATATTCAATTTCTAA